In Paenibacillus stellifer, the DNA window TGGATGTAGTTCCAGACATCTTCGCTTGTCCATCCGGCGATCGGGTTGAATTTCACAAGGCCAAATTTGTTGTCATACTCGATCTTCTTCGAGTTGGCGCGGGTCGGCGCCTGATCACGGCGGATACCGGTAATCCAAGCCTCGTACTGGGACAAAATGCGGGTCAGCGGTTCAACCTTGCGGATGTTACAACAAGCATTAGGATCTACAGTCCAGAGTGCTTCTCCATGCTCTGCAGCCTGCTCTTCAGGTGTCAGCTTCGGCGATACCCGTACGAATTCCATGCCATATTTATCAACCATACGATCACGCGTTTCGTACGTTTCTTGGAAGTGGAAATCTGTGTCGAGGTAGAAGACATCCGTCTTCGGGCTGATCTTCTGAAGCATATCGACAAGCACTACATCTTCAGCCCCGAAGCTGCAGGCAAACGTAATATTCGGAAAGGTTTCAACTGCAAAACGGATGATGTCCTCGGCAGAAGCCGTCTCCAGTTCTTCCGCTTTAATCTTGATCAGATCTTCTTTTTCCAGCAAGTTCATTCTTATATTCCCCCATCCTAAAAATCATTAAGCCGATTAAATTCCAACTAAATTAATATGAAATAAGTATATAACTTTCCCATGGGATGTCAATGATATTTCAGCATTAAAACATCGGTAAAATCAAGGATAACTCATGGAATTAACCCAATGAGAGAAAACAAAAGCCCTCGGCCGAATGGCCGAAGGCTTGGATGTCTGGTGTGAATAGAGTGTGAATTAACGTTTCGAGAACTGAGGAGCGCGACGAGCGGCTTTGAGGCCGTATTTCTTACGTTCCTTCATACGTGGGTCACGAGTCAGGAATCCGGCTTTCTTCAGGGAAGAACGGTATTCCGGATCTGCTTTCAGCAGAGCGCGGGAGATACCATGACGGATAGCGCCGGCTTGACCGGAGATACCGCCGCCATGAGCGATTACCAGAACGTCGTAGCTGCCCAGCGTTTCTGTCAGGTTCAGCGGTTGCTTAACGATCAGCTTGAGTGTTTCCAGACCAAAATATTCGTTGATGTCGCGTTTGTTAATGACAATGCGTCCTTCAC includes these proteins:
- a CDS encoding phosphoadenylyl-sulfate reductase — protein: MNLLEKEDLIKIKAEELETASAEDIIRFAVETFPNITFACSFGAEDVVLVDMLQKISPKTDVFYLDTDFHFQETYETRDRMVDKYGMEFVRVSPKLTPEEQAAEHGEALWTVDPNACCNIRKVEPLTRILSQYEAWITGIRRDQAPTRANSKKIEYDNKFGLVKFNPIAGWTSEDVWNYIHANNVIYNPLHDQNFPSIGCVHCTRAVMPGEDPRAGRWSGSEKTECGLHK
- the rpsI gene encoding 30S ribosomal protein S9, whose translation is MAQVQYYGTGRRKHSVARVRLVPGEGRIVINKRDINEYFGLETLKLIVKQPLNLTETLGSYDVLVIAHGGGISGQAGAIRHGISRALLKADPEYRSSLKKAGFLTRDPRMKERKKYGLKAARRAPQFSKR